In the Planctomycetaceae bacterium genome, TGAACCACCTCATGAAATTCCCGTACGACATCCCCTTCGAAAAGGGGCTTAACGGTGTGACGACTTTTGCTGGTCGTTTGAGTGACAACCGCAACTTCGTCATCTTCCGGCAGGTAATCGATCAGCACATTGAACATGAACCTGTCCAGCTGCGCTTCGGGCAAAGGATACGTGCCCTCCATCTCAATCGGGTTCTGCGTTGCCAGGACAAAGAACGGTTCCTCAAGCACATACCGTCGTCCCGCTGCGGTCACCTGATGTTCCTGCATGGCTTCCAGCAGCGCAGACTGCGTCTTGGGTGGTGTCCGGTTGATTTCGTCTGCAAGAAGTACGTTGGCAAAAATCGGCCCCTTGATGAAACGCATCGTTCGGTGGCCTGCATGGTCTTCTTCCAGCACTTCCGTACCGGTAATGTCTGCCGGCATCAGGTCCGGGGTGAACTGGATGCGATTGAACTTAAGATCAAATAGCTGGGCAATGGACTTGACCAGAAGAGTTTTCGCCAGTCCGGGAGCGCCTGTAATCAGGCAGTGTCCACCAGCGAGCAGCGAGATCAGGAGTTGGCGGACCACATCTTTCTGGCCGATAATGACCTGAGACAATTCCGCGTCAATCTGCTGCCGGAGTGAGCCTAACTGATCAATGAGCTGGCGTTCACGTTCGCGAGACATTGC is a window encoding:
- a CDS encoding AAA family ATPase — its product is MSRERERQLIDQLGSLRQQIDAELSQVIIGQKDVVRQLLISLLAGGHCLITGAPGLAKTLLVKSIAQLFDLKFNRIQFTPDLMPADITGTEVLEEDHAGHRTMRFIKGPIFANVLLADEINRTPPKTQSALLEAMQEHQVTAAGRRYVLEEPFFVLATQNPIEMEGTYPLPEAQLDRFMFNVLIDYLPEDDEVAVVTQTTSKSRHTVKPLFEGDVVREFHEVVQRVPVAEEVVRYAVRIASASRPGQKDSPAFINEYVSWGAGLRAGQNLVLGGKALALIEGRPYVSSKDIESLAAPVLRHRILPNYRAEAQGITVDNLIAQLLEHKGLKP